A stretch of DNA from Diospyros lotus cultivar Yz01 chromosome 14, ASM1463336v1, whole genome shotgun sequence:
attgttatggattttgattttttagatatttttattgaatccaaatgggggtactttcttatttacatttatgtattaaagtaaatggaagataaatataaattgaagaaaatgtggacatttacttgaTTGTATCACCAAGtaaatctattttttctaaaaatctggactgagagtcAACTCTTGGTGAGGAATAATAGTAAACTGTGTGTTACGCAAAGTCGAGGTAGTCGAGAGCAGGTTTTTCCCAATCGACTGTAGACCAATGAGAGTCGATTATCGGTTTCGAGAGTCGACTATGGGTGTCGCGGAGTCGACTGTCGGTTAGAACAGTCGACTGCCAAActccaacggtcggatttttCTAGTCGTTACAGATCCGTTGAaagctcaaatatatatatatatatcttcaagaGATTTTTGGAGAAAGCTAATGCACTATCAAGATCTATCTttctaaagcacacccaagctctcaagatCTCAAGAAAAGCAATTCAAGACCCAAGCATTAAAGATACATcatttggagcccaaggcaaagaagaagaagttttcttcttattggtaactcTTGTATTATTCATATTTGCCTTGTATTATCATTGTGTTTATTTCCATATTAGTCCAAGGTTGTTTGGACATagtatttattgttattaattgtggattgtgagtggcctcctagagcccaagtaatctaggtgtattgttgtattagtttccggGGTGAGTTAAGGGGAAAACCTCAAtgttgtgtaaaaatttcctaGGTGAACTTGTTGGAAAATCTAGGTGTGGttatagtggaacctcaagtgtcaagttaaccttgagagagtggagtaggtgttggagacaccaaaccactatatattcttgtgttgttattgttgtttgcatatttatattgttatcacaccaaacaacatatatatttataacaagtattttctttgtataagaaaagctcaagagttttaaaagggAAGAATTCGATAAGTTTTTAATCCTCAATtcaccctcccccccccccccccccttgcccccccctcttgagtggccattgtgtgtcaagggaccaacaagaACTAAATTCTAAACAACAAATGCAAGCATAACCCTCTACTCATAAGTCATTCTTGTTACCCGAAGTAACAACCTAGTTGTTATAACTTTCGAAGCCACATATTAATACAACAACTATAGcaagccttaatctcattaGGTGGGATTGACCACATGAATTCTATACCTCCAGCAATCTATGACACATTAATATCAAGGCATGATAAATCTCATTATATGGACATTGCACCAAACATGTGCTCCACTCAGAACACGTTTCTTTCCAAGAAAGGTAATGTGTTACCATATAGTAAGAAAACTAAGACCCACCCAAAACACAGCCCAGCTATACTAGTGAATAATGATCACTTGAAGCTACAAACCCGGAACTCATAAGAAAATATACCAAGTACAACCTATATGGATCTCTCCTCGTCATTTTGACTTATCTAAGGTGAGATCTCATGATATTACGCTAGATTTTCATCTATAGAAGTAACCTGTGCTCTTTTTGGGCTTTCCTCGTTTCTACCTTACACTTGTTCAACCTGAATGATGAGAAATTTgaagtattaaattttaatttttgatactaggatttaggttttatttaaatttaggaattttttactttagatttcatttttataagatttgtttacatattatcttttattttagaAAGCTTTGTTTGGagatttaatttatcattttaattttagtctataaataggcttaagATGTTATAAAAAATCAGATCATTGACattattgattttgaataaaaactGAATTCTTCCCTCTGCtaaaacctctctctctctggtctCCTTCATTCTCCCTCTATGCTTCTTCCCCTAATCtcttctcttcaatttttcaaaaaaaattggctgTTCCACATCACTCaacaaataactctttattaaGTTAGTTAATGGCCTCATGCACAGGACAAAATCAGAgaaataaattcattttcttgTAACGAAGCTCAAATTGATGTGCTATTGAAAAGCTGCTCTAGTAAGATCCACTGCACATTTCAAGGGAATTCAATCTCTTGGatcataaagaaagaaaagttagTAACACCCCAATATCTAGAACAAACTTACACAGGGCCATGTGCTCTATATGAAATTCATCTAGTTCGGAATGTAATCTAACTAACTCGATTGCCTAAATCTCATTTGAGACAATATAGGGGGTCTGGCCTATTGTCCATCTGCATTCCTTGTACAATACAGTCCTTTAGTCCAACAAATTAGCCACAAAACCCATTATCTTGATAGGGTCACTGTGTATGCGAGATGACAAGAATACAGTTCTAATTCAGAGCCATCCGAAAACCTTAAcaaagaatcaaagaaataaaaatagtgtGAGTGGGGAGCAAGAAAAAAGACTTCAAAGTCCCAACTATCAAACTACAATGTGGATTCCACAATAAGTTATTCCAACCCTTTGCTCTTAACATCGAATCCCTTGAGCAAAAATTCATTCAGTACCAATGATATATAACAGTGTTATTCAATCATGAGTAACCAAGAAATCACCAAGCGCATCAACTAcagatcaaaatatgaaaaggcAAATGAATGGTAGAAATCGTCACTGAAAAGAAAGCAATAACAAACCCAATGTAGAAACCCATTATCTTGACAGGATTAATTACGCACGAGAACATCAAGATCACAAGATTGCATTCCAATTCAAAACCCACACATATCAAGGTACCAAGAAAGAACAGAAGAAAGACAAAAATCGACTGGAAAGCAAGAAAAACGAAAGGGGTTTACAAGCATTCACTCACTATCCATACCTTCGTTTCTTAATTCCCAACAAAGAGTGGTATCAGCAGCCTTCGGAGGGAGACTTCTTCAAAGAGTTTTTTTGAAATTCGGTGCACTCAACGTGACGAGGTGATGTTTTCAAGTGtgaacatacatacatacatttatatatatatacatatcgcTCAGATATATGAGCGCTTTTTATTGGTCCGCGTGGCATAGATTATGGACCGGGCTGAATATATTGGGATCCATAATTTGTTCGGAACTAATAGCCAGTGGCCCAGGCCCAAGGGATTTAGGCCCATCCAACACGTactattatattaaattttataaaaatattattttagcaactaaatttaacattaacAATAACACTCTACATTAATATCTTATACCGTGTGTcatataaatgtaaatgtatAAGATATagctcttctccttcttttctctctctttccaatTGTCGACATTCTAAATCTAAAATATAAACTATCAATTTTTAAGTCATTGATGATTCTAAATTTGGAACTCCCAAAGTCTACTATGGGTCTAGTCACCAATGGTTTTTAAATTGCAACCCCATAAGCTTTGCTCTACAAAATTTTAGTCTTTGAAATCGTCATTGACTAATGGAATCCATTGGTCGATAATGGTTTGAAAGGTTAATATCTTactaatacttatttttttatattattattttagttaaatttaactTAGTTTTTGTTTAATCGCTTTTATCTAACTTAACTAATTCACATTGTGcgcgcaaaaaaaaaatataaagaccaTCATAGTAATTTTCAAATTACAAAAGATCTATGTATAAATAGTCCAAAATTACATGGCGTGGGAGTGCAATTACTACGTACTCAATTTAATTGACGAAATTAGAGTCCGGGTGGCCATGACGTCCTAATAAAAAGCAATTTTGATCATATAAAGTGGttactaagaaaaaaaataataagcgtaatattaattagtaattattatttttaatctctagataattttattagttgataataaataagtattgtgttttaaattatttaatcaattaataaaatgataaattatatgaaactccCAACACTTAGGGTCATGTGCAACTTACCCCATGTGCTTTCGATTGCATCAAAAAACTCTCTTGTACTTTTAAAATGTTGTAATCAGTcacaatttattattattttacataattttatgcaatctattggttgattaatgaaaaattttgtatttttttgatatattaaaattatatacgtagaattatgtattttgtatgtagatcattgtacaaaattatgtaaaataataacaaattgtgACTGATTGTAACATTTTAAAAGTGTAAGGGGGGTTTTTTGATACAATCGAAAGCACAAGGAGATAAGTTGCACATGACCCTAAGTGTAAGggagtttcatataatttacccttaataaaattgttaaaaataagatataataaatatatattgttcaaaataaagtatatttattattgtttaacTATTGTTCTTGTTGTTACTcgaatacaacaataaatttatttgtcggGAATTGTCTTCAAATTGTCAAAACtctataagaaataaaatgattaaagaGCGCAAAGTATTTCTCGTACAATACTTCAATATTTAAGTTGGTCTTACTTTCAAAAGAGATAACAAAGTTCTCTTTTTGTGGAAAGTGATTTGCTTTTAAAAAATGAGgattctcttatttataaaagagttTGAGGGTTgatgataaatattattgatatttCAAGATCGACAATAAGTAggatttttaacaaataagttCTTTCCTCTATGAGAGATCTTTGGAGGGATTTTCAAACCTAAACCCACTTAACAAGACTATAATTAGGACATAACTAGCTCTTGAGTCGAAATTAAACTTAGCAAAACTTAGTTTGACTCGATTTAATTGTAACCTAAGTTTTGcctaaaacaattaaaatgcaaattgtAAATGTTaaatgtcacaaaaaaaaaccttcatttaatttttttttattttttacacgtGAACCATTCctttaataataacaatataaaaaggttattttccaaacattttAGTGTCGGGACCAATTTAAGATACTCCtgtttaattacaaaaatatttttttaatattcaaactctaatttttttattaaatcaattaataattctgattaaaacacaaaaaaagtttaatttcttaattcatCAATTTTGTActataatttcaaaacattaaaaagaTGTTCCTATAATTTCGTGGCACTCTCTTCTCATTGCACCGCAACCCTTTGAGTGGTATTGGTACCCTCAGAGTATTGGAGGGTACCCTACACAAGATTTGGTTCAAGTATGTGCCTAACAAAAAAGGGGACAAAAAGAAGAGCAAAATAAATAGAAACGCGTTAAGATCTTCTTCCTTCACCTACCATCCTGCTTTATTAAATCTTAATGATAGGTAGCCCACTGGCTGTCGGTGCATCTCCCTCCATGCCCTTCCCCTTTAACACCACTAGTCCCCATTCGTACGGATTAataaatatttcacattctTTATAAACGAGTGCCCGTCACTCTTTGTACGACTAACTATTATTCAGCTCTTTTAAATGACTCGTTCGATGGGATAAATGGGGAAACTTGTTAACCAAATTGTAAGTtagaaaaaattgttttaagggCTCGTAGATATTAAAAGATTAATTGAACAGTTTTGAAATTTCTTTCGAATCAAAtgaattatacaaaattattataaagttTGCTCGATGCGAGTAAAATCAAAAGGAGATGTGGGTCCCAGTATCGTACTTGAAATTTTGGGGTCTTAAAACAATGAGTCACCAACAATAGCGAGCGATAGAGTAAGAGGCAAAAGCAAGCCACAGACCATGAGGGGGAGCGACGGAGGAAGAGCCAACAAGGGTGAGAAATTGCAACGGAGCAAAAAAGAGACAATGAGAGTGAAAATGTGAGGGCAAATGGCAATGAAGCAACgtgagaagagagagatagcAAGTGACAGAGCAACTAGAGACGAGAGCGAAAGCGACGAAGAGAATAATGAAGTGAGAGAGGTAGGGCAACGAACGAATTAGCGAAAGTGAGAAAGGAGCTTTGTAGAAAGGAAAGGGGTGGGCGACTAGGCCCGTGCAATAGACAATGGGCCCTTACAAAGAGGGAGGTATTTATGGGtctccaaataattaaatttcatagGCAGTAAGACAACTGTCTCATGGACCTCATAAAATATTTGCCCTTGGTGGGTCCCATCCCCCATACACCTATGCATGTCTTCAAACTCGACGCAAGCAACATAATAAATCTAATGGattataatacaaaattaaaagtaatttttacaCAATccaattatttttaagtaaatttacataaatataCCTATTGATATAATAAGAGTCAAAACAAGAGGGGTATTTGCATAAAGATGGCCATCAATATCATAATCCTTTTGTGTAATAGAATAATTGTCATTTCTGAGCACTTCCAAGTTTGAAATATACGATCAGATTCtccaattatttttcaattttcggggtataatttttcatttttttattatttttatttccattgGCGATTAATGATTGAAGTTCATTGCTAAAGATGACACAGACAACTGACCCGGCCTTCTTGTACAAACCCTGTCCTTGTCCTCGTCATCAATTTGATTGTCCTGTTTGGTAATTCTGTAACGGTTTTCATTAATTtggaatattaattttgttaactAAAATGAGAATCTTGTTGTCATAAGCACATCATAGGCTATATAAGATAcataaataataagaatacTCCTCATTTCATTGCGCTCATCATATTAGGTGCGGACATTTTAAACATTGTTACATCATTGTGTACGTACATAATGatgtaccaataatatttttcatcttataaATGTTCTACTAAACAAAAATATCTCGTAAAATGCTAAGTCGAACCAATAAAGAGACTTTTGATGtcttctattaatatttttattaacgaTCGACTTCGTATAATTCAGATAAAAGATTTTATCAAGATTTATAAAAAAGGGTTTCGTTACTAAAGTTAGACTAAGTTAAGGTGAGAGCAATAAAATGATATAGGGAAGAATAAAAATGAGGAAggatatttaaatcaaaattaaattacaaattataaaGTAAATAGGTATAGTCATATTACACTCATTACCAAATCTAAACCCAGATTAGTGTGTTAATATTTAAACCATTGCACTAAGtgaatataaaaagaaaagattaataCAGTGCCAAATTTACATTTTTGTCTGGTCACtcgaattttttattgtttcgattatacttttaaacataatttttaagtcaatttaatctatATACGTTGACATTTTTTTCCTGTagcaatttaaattttttgttattttaattacacacttaaacttatatttttaaattaatttaactcatatattttcgtgtgtaaataaaaaaaataaaataaatgacaaCATATACGTCATACTCTATTCATAtggttaaattgactcgaaaatgtaGGTcagatgtaatcaaaataataaaaaatttgagttatcACACGAGAAAAATGTCAAAGTATAggagttaaattaactcaaaaatataaatttagatatgtaattaaaataattaaaattttaaataatcaaaaaaaaaaaaaaaaacatataggAAAGTATAAGTTTGGCCATTAAAATAGTGAATCTGTCGGCAGGAGGTGGGCCATATCCACAGGGTGAAACAGTTAAAACTCGTCAATAAATTATGCATATTTTTGGTATAGAAAGCAGCCTGGTTGGTGCTCAAAATTGTgggtttttctaaaaaaaattcatttttaacagATTGGCTGTCTGAAGCACCACAGGTCAAAGGCAGCAAAATTCAATGCCTGTACTGCCCAACAGCATTGATGAATAcacatataaacacacacacatgtttACACCCATTGGTGTCAGTTTTTTCATGTCCAAAATCAGGAGGCCAAATATTTACCACTCCCATCTCATCTTCTACTTAATTCTTGATGATGGCCCTCACTTTTATAGTAGCATAAATTTAAGATTGAGGATTAAATTAGAGGAGGTTTGAAGTGTTAGTTTGTGTGAAAGTATAGTTTAAGATTAATCAATTAAGTATCAAAGTGGGTCTCTTACAGGGTCGTGTGAGTACTTAGATTTGATCTTTTGGGTGGACTAAGTCTGTTAATTATGGGTATAACTCGTTTAGATATTAAAGTTTAAATCGTCCACgtaattatatcttatttttattgatcTTTCAATCTACTTAGATAAAAGTGTGATATTTTAGAATGTAATTATGttgattattatatatttattatattattctcaaatataataattgactTAAAcagtaaaaatttattaaaagaccAAATCCCATCCCCTTTACTTGTAAAAGGAGTGGGCTTGAGGATCACTTGGACCACCTCGGATTGACAAAAAATCTGAAGAGAGCACTACTATATTATGGATTAAGGGGTGATTGGCCTTAAAACCCACATTAATTCCATTCTATTCGGTGTTCATTTTCATAACGATTATCGTTTACAAAATCAACAGTACTTTTTTGCTgaacaaataaatttacaaatttgaaatttttctcgAGCACTTTTAATTACTTATGTCACTTGAACTATAGTTTATATTCCCGAGGGTCCCATTTGGCCATCATATTCATACATACGACTCCACAGTAGTGATACTGAAGAGCTCATTACTCAGATCTTGACTGAAAGAAAGCAAAATCTGGGCCGGGCCAGATTGGAGGTGAAGAAAAGAACTGATTAGGAGGGGTAACTTGGAAGTAGCCTTCAATGGGGACACACATAGTACCCAGCTGAGGAGGCCCTGTGGCCAAGATCCAAGCTGCCCCTTCCAATCACAGAAGCTAGCTAAGGGCATGTTTATTTGCTGGGGACTGGATTGATGGCCCTTCCATTTTCTCGCATCTGGCCGTGCAATGAGGCTGTGGAATCATAGTTTCGATCAAACTACTGTCATATATATGCTTTTCCCTTGTGTTTGTGGGACAACAACTCTCTCTCAATCTTATTTATGCGATGCCACAACACCACCTTTTCTTCTTCTGTGCGTTAGAATATTTCTGTTTTTACAGACTCAATCTCGAGTTTAACATGAAGTATTGTATGGAGACGAAAAGTAAACCCATtcttacaaaataaatacaacgaTGGCCCATAAGAATGAAATATGAGATGGGATATGGTACGTATTTGAATTTTCTCTTCAAACTTTTCTCTCCATCCAACCAAGGCTTACAAGTGTTTTCCCATCAATTATATATGTCTTAAACCCTAGATCCTGTTCATATTTGCTGTCcgctatacatatatacacacacagacatCCATCACTTTGTTAGGATAGGATAGAAAACACCACAAAAATTATGGAACcctaagaaattaataaaaaaatttagaattcaaATACtgattcatttttattttattttatttttttggatggGACTCCtctaaaactttttatttatatcaactGTACTGCCATTCCCTTTCCCTGCTTCCATCCCTGTCTCTGTCTGTCTCTCCCACTCCAATGGCtctcttctgcttcttcttcctctcacttCTTCTCATTTCCATGGCCCCTTCAAGCAATGCTGGCTACTGGCCACCCTCTCCTGGCTACTACCCAAGCTCCAAGTTCAGGTCCATGGCCTTCTACAAGGGCTTCAGAAACCTTTGGGGTCCCCAGCACCAAAGCCTCCACAACAATGCCTTGTCAATTTGGCTTGACTCCACCTCTGGTACAGTACCCTTCCCCTCTCTATAAATGAATCGGCCTGACGGTAAGAGACTATATAGTCGTCTTCCTTTCGAGGCGAGCCCACCTACCTATAGATTAAGTTTCTGTGTGCTTATTTGTGTTAGGGAGCGGATTTAAGTCGGTGCGCCCCTTCCGGTCGGGGTACTTCGGGGCTTCCATCAAACTCCAGCCTGGTTACACTGCCGGAGTAATCACAGCTTTCTATGTGAGAAgatgaactctctctctctctatatatatatatacatgtacataGATTTAAAGTGTAATGATTTGTTGATGAAAAGTTGATGGATTTTCTTGGCAGCTTTCAAACAGTGAGGCTCATCCAGGGTACCACGACGAGGTGGACATTGAATTCCTGGGGACGACGTTCGGGAAGCCCTACACACTGCAGACGAATGTTTACATCAGAGGAAGCGGCGATGGCAGAATCATTGGGAGAGAGATGAAGTTCCATCTCTGGTTTGATCCCACCAGAGACTTCCATCACTATGCCATCCTCTGGAGCCCCAAGGAGCTCATGTAAGTTGCACCAAATACTCGGGTCTAGTATAGGGTCGTAAGTAGCAGCAGATTtcaaagaatgaatgaatgaataattaGCATCAATGAATCAAAATaccaaaatcaaattgagaAATTGAACTTGTTTTCCAGATTCCTTGTGGATGATATTCCAATAAGGAGGTACCCAAGGAAGAGCGCAGCATCGTTTCCA
This window harbors:
- the LOC127790547 gene encoding probable xyloglucan endotransglucosylase/hydrolase protein 32, which codes for MALFCFFFLSLLLISMAPSSNAGYWPPSPGYYPSSKFRSMAFYKGFRNLWGPQHQSLHNNALSIWLDSTSGSGFKSVRPFRSGYFGASIKLQPGYTAGVITAFYLSNSEAHPGYHDEVDIEFLGTTFGKPYTLQTNVYIRGSGDGRIIGREMKFHLWFDPTRDFHHYAILWSPKELIFLVDDIPIRRYPRKSAASFPLRPMWVYGSIWDASSWATEDGKYKADYRYQPFVGTYTNFKATGCSAYAPRWCRTVSASPYRWGGLTRRQHMAMRWVHSHSLVYNYCRDPKRDHSLTPECYR